In a genomic window of Punica granatum isolate Tunisia-2019 chromosome 6, ASM765513v2, whole genome shotgun sequence:
- the LOC116212063 gene encoding putative pentatricopeptide repeat-containing protein At5g13230, mitochondrial, whose translation MIRLILHRTLRRPNGAVGSKLVGRFHLPAARFSAQAAALTQEWPDFDSHSYGAALQDCVRGGSTLAGKAIQCDALKRGDCLDLFASNILLNLYAKAELFDDANRLLDKMPVRNTVSFVTLIQGYAQAQQFDKAMELFAHLHREGHELNPFVFTTSLKLLGAMERAELGWTVHASIIKLGHNCNAFVGTALIDVYALCGDVASAKEVFDGIVYKDMVSWTGMVTCFAENECFEEALKLFSQMMRVGHKPNNYTFTSMLKACTSLDALGLGKCLHGSTLKTCYELDLYVGFELLELYSKFGEMKDAHKLFEELPQKEVMHWSLMISRHAQGDRSREAVEFFHQMRGARVLPNQFTLASMLQACATMESLELGKQIHCHASKVGLDSDVFVSNALMDVYAKCGGIDVSEQIFERSQNRNDVSWNTLIVGHVQLGDCEKALGLFSNMWRCQMEATVVSYASTLRACASLAALDPGNQVHTLAIKTTYDKDPVVGNSLIHMYAKCGGIKDARLVFDTMNVRDVVSWNTMISGYSMHGLSREALKAFEMMKERKVRPNTLTFVGVLSACSNGGLLEQGEAYFDSMVQDYDIEPCMEHYTCMVGLLGRLGHLDRAIKLIREIPFEPSVMVWRALLGACVIHQNVEMGKISAEKVLEMEPQDEATYVLLSNIYANARRWDNVAFVRKKMKKKGVKKEPGLSWIETQGSVHCFKVGETSHPDMKLINGMLEWLNMKTRREGFNPNCDAVLLQVEEEEKERMLWLHSERLALAFALIKVPNGGPIRIIKNLRICVDCHVAIKMISRVVQREIIVRDVNRYHHFCDGACSCGDYW comes from the coding sequence ATGATTAGACTCATTCTACACCGAACCCTCCGGCGTCCGAACGGTGCAGTGGGCAGTAAGCTTGTGGGTCGGTTCCACCTTCCTGCCGCCCGGTTCTCAGCCCAAGCTGCGGCGTTGACCCAAGAATGGCCAGATTTCGACTCCCACTCCTACGGCGCCGCTCTCCAAGACTGCGTCCGGGGCGGCAGCACTTTGGCCGGAAAGGCCATACAATGCGATGCACTGAAGAGGGGGGACTGCTTGGACTTGTTTGCGTCCAACATTCTCCTCAATCTGTATGCAAAAGCGGAACTTTTCGACGATGCGAACCGCCTGCTCGATAAAATGCCTGTAAGAAACACGGTGTCATTCGTCACGTTAATACAGGGTTATGCGCAGGCGCAACAGTTCGACAAAGCAATGGAATTGTTCGCTCACCTGCACAGAGAGGGACACGAGCTCAATCCGTTTGTGTTTACCACATCCTTGAAATTGCTCGGTGCTATGGAGAGGGCGGAATTGGGTTGGACCGTTCATGCCAGCATTATTAAACTGGGGCACAACTGTAATGCCTTTGTGGGTACTGCTCTGATCGATGTTTACGCCCTTTGCGGGGACGTAGCCAGTGCTAAGGAAGTCTTTGACGGGATTGTCTACAAGGACATGGTTTCTTGGACTGGGATGGTGACTTGTTTCGCTGAGAATGAGTGTTTTGAGGAGGCCTTGAAACTCTTTTCGCAGATGATGAGGGTCGGGCATAAGCCGAACAACTACACTTTCACCAGCATGCTTAAGGCTTGTACCAGTCTTGATGCTTTAGGGCTGGGGAAGTGCCTTCATGGATCCACCCTCAAGACCTGTTATGAGCTGGACTTGTATGTGGGTTTTGAGCTGCTTGAGTTGTACTCTAAGTTTGGCGAGATGAAAGATGCTCATAAGCTATTTGAGGAGCTACCGCAAAAGGAAGTTATGCACTGGAGTTTAATGATCTCACGGCATGCTCAGGGTGATCGGAGCAGAGAGGCAGTGGAGTTTTTCCATCAAATGAGGGGAGCTCGTGTTCTTCCTAATCAGTTTACACTGGCCAGCATGCTGCAAGCTTGTGCAACAATGGAGTCCCTAGAGCTGGGGAAGCAAATACATTGCCATGCATCAAAGGTTGGTCTTGACTCAGATGTTTTTGTTTCGAATGCCCTCATGGATGTATATGCAAAGTGTGGAGGGATTGATGTGTCTGAGCAAATATTCGAGAGATCTCAAAATAGGAACGATGTGTCCtggaatactttaattgttgGCCATGTCCAATTAGGTGACTGTGAGAAGGCACTAGGTTTGTTCTCGAATATGTGGAGATGCCAGATGGAAGCTACTGTAGTGTCGTATGCTAGCACTCTTCGTGCTTGTGCTAGCTTAGCAGCCCTGGATCCAGGAAATCAAGTTCATACTTTAGCCATCAAAACTACTTACGACAAGGATCCCGTTGTTGGGAATTCATTGATACACATGTATGCAAAGTGTGGAGGCATCAAGGATGCCCGTTTGGTCTTTGATACAATGAATGTGAGGGATGTGGTTTCTTGGAACACCATGATCTCAGGATACTCTATGCATGGCCTCAGTAGAGAGGCTTTGAAAGCTTTCGAAATgatgaaagagagaaaagttCGACCTAACACGCTGACATTTGTTGGTGTACTGTCTGCATGTAGCAACGGCGGGCTTCTTGAACAAGGGGAAGCTTATTTTGACTCTATGGTGCAGGACTATGACATTGAACCTTGTATGGAGCACTACACGTGTATGGTTGGACTTTTAGGTCGATTAGGCCATCTGGATCGTGCTATAAAGTTGATTCGGGAGATCCCCTTCGAGCCAAGTGTTATGGTGTGGCGAGCTCTACTTGGGGCTTGTGTGATCCATCAGAATGTTGAGATGGGAAAAATCTCTGCCGAGAAAGTGCTCGAAATGGAACCCCAAGATGAGGCAACTTATGTTCTATTATCCAACATCTATGCAAATGCAAGGAGATGGGATAATGTAGCTTTtgtgaggaagaagatgaagaagaaaggggTGAAGAAGGAACCAGGTTTGAGTTGGATTGAAACTCAAGGGTCGGTTCATTGTTTCAAAGTAGGGGAAACTTCCCATCCCGATATGAAGTTGATCAATGGAATGTTAGAATGGTTGAACATGAAAACTAGGAGGGAAGGCTTCAACCCCAACTGTGATGCCGTATTGCTTCAagttgaggaggaggagaaggagcgAATGTTGTGGTTGCACAGTGAGAGATTAGCTTTGGCTTTTGCATTGATAAAAGTGCCCAATGGAGGTCCCATTCGGATCATTAAGAATCTTCGCATATGTGTGGATTGCCATGTTGCTATAAAGATGATCTCGAGGGTCGTGCAAAGGGAAATTATTGTTAGGGATGTGAATAGGTACCATCACTTTTGTGATGGAGCATGCTCCTGTGGTGATTATTGGTGA